In Blastocatellia bacterium, the following proteins share a genomic window:
- a CDS encoding alkaline phosphatase: MMTVHNINRAVALIVVCAWMIGNAWAAPGVRIMPPNRATWLIDQRFDLRVEASGFSGTLNEASFQITINGQEINRLFPGKATFDAASRSVTLRQISFSTPMRNAEIKATVTAGQESATASVRFDVVDFRGKNRPVRNVIIMIGDGMGLAHRTAARILAKGVTEGKANGLLNMDTMPVTGLVMTSSLDALVTDSAPGADSYSTGNKANNNQVGVFPDNTPHAFDNPRKEHLAEYLRRYDVKRGGGKSLGLVTTSDVADATPAGFAVHTSDRGAGSGICDMFFDERSRSGLTVLMGGGRQWFLPAGTSGSARSASTDHPDHSDPTRHLLQEFIADGWTYVQDKDELTAHAGQATKLLGLFHLGNMNVAFDKLRLGDPNVVADFPRQPMLDEMTRAAIQVLNKNKQGFVLMVEGASIDKQAHQMDSERWLWDVIEFDRAVGVALEFARQDGRTLVIVTADHETGGVTLNGVGNPALREQLGIHPDAASDYPQAYRDYPNYTDANGDGYPDHPDPTKKLIIGYGAGVNRTEDYLSNPRPVAPTRVKDGVVQPNPERDPNGTFISGQIENGASKNPTVRRQSVAVHTACDVPLSAFGPGAHLFTGVQDNTDVFFKIMSVVGGKY, translated from the coding sequence ATGATGACTGTTCACAACATCAACCGAGCAGTTGCGCTGATCGTCGTCTGCGCATGGATGATAGGCAACGCATGGGCTGCGCCCGGCGTTCGCATCATGCCGCCGAATCGCGCGACGTGGCTCATTGATCAACGATTCGATCTGCGCGTGGAAGCCAGTGGGTTCAGCGGCACGCTCAACGAAGCGTCATTTCAGATCACCATCAACGGGCAGGAGATCAACCGGCTCTTTCCCGGCAAGGCGACGTTCGATGCCGCCAGCCGGTCGGTCACGCTGCGTCAGATTTCATTTTCCACACCCATGCGCAACGCGGAGATCAAAGCCACGGTCACAGCCGGTCAGGAATCGGCCACGGCCAGCGTCCGGTTCGACGTCGTTGATTTTCGCGGAAAGAACCGACCTGTTCGCAACGTGATCATCATGATCGGTGATGGCATGGGGCTGGCGCACCGCACGGCTGCGCGGATTCTGGCCAAAGGCGTCACTGAAGGAAAAGCCAATGGCCTACTGAACATGGACACGATGCCTGTGACTGGCCTCGTGATGACTTCATCGCTGGATGCGTTGGTGACCGATTCAGCGCCCGGTGCCGATAGCTATTCAACCGGCAATAAGGCGAACAACAATCAGGTCGGCGTCTTCCCCGATAACACGCCACACGCCTTTGACAATCCGCGCAAAGAACATCTGGCCGAGTACCTTCGACGGTACGATGTCAAACGCGGTGGCGGTAAAAGCCTGGGCCTGGTCACGACGTCTGATGTGGCCGATGCAACGCCGGCAGGTTTTGCCGTTCACACGTCCGACCGCGGCGCGGGTTCAGGCATCTGTGATATGTTCTTCGATGAACGCAGTCGCAGCGGATTGACGGTGCTCATGGGCGGCGGACGTCAATGGTTCCTGCCCGCCGGCACGAGCGGCTCGGCGCGGTCGGCCAGCACCGATCATCCAGACCACAGTGACCCGACACGTCATCTGTTGCAGGAATTCATCGCTGACGGCTGGACCTACGTGCAAGACAAAGACGAGTTGACTGCTCACGCCGGCCAAGCGACCAAGCTGCTCGGTTTGTTTCACCTCGGCAATATGAATGTAGCCTTCGACAAGCTGCGACTGGGCGATCCCAACGTGGTCGCCGATTTTCCGCGCCAGCCTATGCTCGACGAGATGACGCGGGCAGCGATCCAGGTGCTGAACAAAAATAAACAAGGTTTTGTCCTGATGGTCGAAGGCGCCTCGATTGACAAACAGGCGCACCAGATGGATAGCGAACGCTGGCTGTGGGATGTCATCGAATTTGATCGAGCGGTCGGCGTGGCCCTGGAATTTGCTCGACAGGATGGGCGCACGTTAGTGATCGTCACGGCTGATCACGAGACCGGGGGCGTCACGCTCAACGGCGTGGGCAATCCGGCGCTGCGCGAACAACTCGGCATCCACCCCGATGCCGCAAGCGATTATCCACAAGCATACCGCGATTATCCAAACTACACCGACGCCAACGGCGACGGCTATCCGGATCATCCAGACCCGACGAAAAAACTGATCATCGGCTACGGCGCTGGCGTCAATCGCACCGAAGATTACCTGTCCAACCCTCGACCTGTCGCTCCAACCAGAGTCAAAGACGGCGTCGTCCAACCAAATCCTGAGCGCGATCCCAATGGAACATTCATCAGCGGCCAAATTGAAAACGGCGCCTCCAAAAACCCAACGGTACGGCGACAATCTGTGGCTGTGCATACGGCCTGTGATGTGCCGCTCTCTGCCTTCGGTCCAGGCGCTCATCTGTTCACCGGCGTGCAGGATAATACCGACGTGTTTTTCAAAATCATGTCAGTGGTAGGCGGGAAGTATTGA